One Malus domestica chromosome 11, GDT2T_hap1 genomic region harbors:
- the LOC103449181 gene encoding outer envelope pore protein 16-4, chloroplastic isoform X4 translates to MEGEPCDVVPCSSVTVDSILRIGTAGAIWGLCAGPHDARKKGEVGWNVWSSVCIGLKDLLLEFVLLLTAGFNDIGERAIGLVNGVVAGAVAGGAIAAMTRSWTQVIPMACLVSAFKVATDYARAV, encoded by the exons ATGGAGGGAGAGCCGTGCGACGTCGTGCCCTGCTCCTCCGTCACCGTCGATTCGATCCTCCGCATCGGAACG GCCGGTGCAATTTGGGGCTTGTGTGCCGGTCCCCACGATGCTCGTAAAAAAG GCGAGGTCGGCTGGAACGTTTGGAGTTCAGTAT GCATTGGGTTGAAGGACTTGTTGCTGGAATTTGTACTCTTACTCACTGCGGGCTTCAACGATATCGGGGAAAGAGCGATTGGGTTA GTGAATGGTGTGGTTGCTGGTGCAGTAGCAGGGGGAGCTATTGCCGCTATGACACGAAGCTGGACGCAGGTGATTCCTATGGCTTGTCTGGTTTCTGCCTTCAAAGTTGCCACTGACTACGCTAGAGcagtttga
- the LOC103449181 gene encoding outer envelope pore protein 16-4, chloroplastic isoform X2 → MEGEPCDVVPCSSVTVDSILRIGTAGAIWGLCAGPHDARKKGLAGSAQVAFVARSAGTFGVQYGKAHMYHLCSLFLFCFVLFFCLLCSERHWVEGLVAGICTLTHCGLQRYRGKSDWVSEWCGCWCSSRGSYCRYDTKLDAGDSYGLSGFCLQSCH, encoded by the exons ATGGAGGGAGAGCCGTGCGACGTCGTGCCCTGCTCCTCCGTCACCGTCGATTCGATCCTCCGCATCGGAACG GCCGGTGCAATTTGGGGCTTGTGTGCCGGTCCCCACGATGCTCGTAAAAAAG GCTTGGCCGGATCAGCTCAGGTGGCTTTTGTG GCGAGGTCGGCTGGAACGTTTGGAGTTCAGTATGGTAAAGCTCATATGTATCACTTATGctccttgtttttgttttgttttgttttgtttttctgtttgtTATGTTCTGAGCGGCATTGGGTTGAAGGACTTGTTGCTGGAATTTGTACTCTTACTCACTGCGGGCTTCAACGATATCGGGGAAAGAGCGATTGGGTTA GTGAATGGTGTGGTTGCTGGTGCAGTAGCAGGGGGAGCTATTGCCGCTATGACACGAAGCTGGACGCAGGTGATTCCTATGGCTTGTCTGGTTTCTGCCTTCAAAGTTGCCACTGA
- the LOC103449181 gene encoding outer envelope pore protein 16-4, chloroplastic isoform X1, with protein MEGEPCDVVPCSSVTVDSILRIGTAGAIWGLCAGPHDARKKGLAGSAQVAFVARSAGTFGVQYGKAHMYHLCSLFLFCFVLFFCLLCSERHWVEGLVAGICTLTHCGLQRYRGKSDWVNGVVAGAVAGGAIAAMTRSWTQVIPMACLVSAFKVATDYARAV; from the exons ATGGAGGGAGAGCCGTGCGACGTCGTGCCCTGCTCCTCCGTCACCGTCGATTCGATCCTCCGCATCGGAACG GCCGGTGCAATTTGGGGCTTGTGTGCCGGTCCCCACGATGCTCGTAAAAAAG GCTTGGCCGGATCAGCTCAGGTGGCTTTTGTG GCGAGGTCGGCTGGAACGTTTGGAGTTCAGTATGGTAAAGCTCATATGTATCACTTATGctccttgtttttgttttgttttgttttgtttttctgtttgtTATGTTCTGAGCGGCATTGGGTTGAAGGACTTGTTGCTGGAATTTGTACTCTTACTCACTGCGGGCTTCAACGATATCGGGGAAAGAGCGATTGG GTGAATGGTGTGGTTGCTGGTGCAGTAGCAGGGGGAGCTATTGCCGCTATGACACGAAGCTGGACGCAGGTGATTCCTATGGCTTGTCTGGTTTCTGCCTTCAAAGTTGCCACTGACTACGCTAGAGcagtttga
- the LOC103449181 gene encoding outer envelope pore protein 16-4, chloroplastic isoform X3, with protein MEGEPCDVVPCSSVTVDSILRIGTAGAIWGLCAGPHDARKKGLAGSAQVAFVARSAGTFGVQYGLVAGICTLTHCGLQRYRGKSDWVNGVVAGAVAGGAIAAMTRSWTQVIPMACLVSAFKVATDYARAV; from the exons ATGGAGGGAGAGCCGTGCGACGTCGTGCCCTGCTCCTCCGTCACCGTCGATTCGATCCTCCGCATCGGAACG GCCGGTGCAATTTGGGGCTTGTGTGCCGGTCCCCACGATGCTCGTAAAAAAG GCTTGGCCGGATCAGCTCAGGTGGCTTTTGTG GCGAGGTCGGCTGGAACGTTTGGAGTTCAGTATG GACTTGTTGCTGGAATTTGTACTCTTACTCACTGCGGGCTTCAACGATATCGGGGAAAGAGCGATTGG GTGAATGGTGTGGTTGCTGGTGCAGTAGCAGGGGGAGCTATTGCCGCTATGACACGAAGCTGGACGCAGGTGATTCCTATGGCTTGTCTGGTTTCTGCCTTCAAAGTTGCCACTGACTACGCTAGAGcagtttga
- the LOC103449182 gene encoding caffeoylshikimate esterase isoform X1, with the protein MEGEYQEVYIRNSRGVQLFTCRWLPFSSPKALVFLCHGYGMECSGFMRECGIRLANAGYAVFGIDYEGHGRSRGARCYIKKFKNIVNDCDEFFKSICAEEEYRDKCRFLYGESMGGAVSLLLHKKDPTFWNGAVLVAPMCKISEKVKPHPLVINVLTRVEEIIPKWKIVPTKDVIDSAFKDPVKREEIRSNKLIYQDKPRLKTALEMLRTSMSLEDTLHEVRLPFFVLHGEADTVTDPEVSRALYEKASSTDKTIKLYPGMWHGLTSGEPDGNVEIVFADIITWLEKHTSDDNSVVVQPIHTFRNAILKMNGTASPPPPPPINKQRPRTPSYFCGLKGRRLLHHSAM; encoded by the exons ATGGAGGGAGAATATCAAGAA GTTTACATAAGGAATTCAAGAGGAGtgcagctttttacttgcagaTGGTTGCCCTTTTCCTCTCCAAAGGCCCTTGTGTTCCTTTGCCATG GGTATGGCATGGAGTGCAGCGGTTTCATGAGAG AGTGTGGAATCCGCCTAGCTAACGCGGGATATGCCGTGTTCGGAATTGACTACGAGGGCCACGGACGTTCGAGAGGGGCCAGATGTTACATCAAGAAGTTCAAAAACATAGTCAACGATTGCGATGAATTTTTCAAGTCGATTTGTG CCGAGGAAGAGTACCGAGACAAGTGTAGGTTTTTGTATGGAGAATCCATGGGAGGGGCAGTTTCTCTACTGCTTCACAAGAAGGATCCCACATTTTGGAATGGAGCTGTTCTTGTTGCACCCATGTGTAAG ATATCAGAAAAGGTCAAGCCACACCCGCTGGTGATCAATGTATTAACCAGAGTGGAGGAGATTATTCCCAAATGGAAGATAGTACCCACCAAAGACGTCATTGACTCCGCCTTCAAAGACCCTGTAAAACGTGAAGAG ATAAGGAGCAACAAACTGATATATCAAGACAAGCCGAGGCTGAAAACAGCACTGGAAATGCTGAGAACTAGCATGAGCCTTGAAGACACTTTGCATGAG GTGAGACTACCATTCTTTGTGTTGCATGGGGAGGCAGATACTGTTACAGACCCAGAAGTAAGCAGAGCACTGTATGAGAAAGCCAGCAGCACAGACAAGACCATAAAATTGTACCCCGGAATGTGGCATGGTCTAACGTCGGGAGAGCCAGATGGGAACGTTGAAATCGTCTTTGCAGACATCATAACTTGGCTCGAGAAGCACACGAGTGACGACAACTCCGTCGTGGTGCAACCAATCCACACGTTTAGGAATGCCATTCTGAAAATGAACGGCACGGCATCACCACCACCCCCGCCACCAATAAACAAGCAGCGACCGCGGACGCCATCGTATTTTTGCGGGTTGAAGGGGCGCAGATTGCTACATCACTCGGCAATGTAG
- the LOC103449182 gene encoding caffeoylshikimate esterase isoform X2, which translates to MIIFWETECGIRLANAGYAVFGIDYEGHGRSRGARCYIKKFKNIVNDCDEFFKSICAEEEYRDKCRFLYGESMGGAVSLLLHKKDPTFWNGAVLVAPMCKISEKVKPHPLVINVLTRVEEIIPKWKIVPTKDVIDSAFKDPVKREEIRSNKLIYQDKPRLKTALEMLRTSMSLEDTLHEVRLPFFVLHGEADTVTDPEVSRALYEKASSTDKTIKLYPGMWHGLTSGEPDGNVEIVFADIITWLEKHTSDDNSVVVQPIHTFRNAILKMNGTASPPPPPPINKQRPRTPSYFCGLKGRRLLHHSAM; encoded by the exons ATGATAATCTTCTGGGAAACAG AGTGTGGAATCCGCCTAGCTAACGCGGGATATGCCGTGTTCGGAATTGACTACGAGGGCCACGGACGTTCGAGAGGGGCCAGATGTTACATCAAGAAGTTCAAAAACATAGTCAACGATTGCGATGAATTTTTCAAGTCGATTTGTG CCGAGGAAGAGTACCGAGACAAGTGTAGGTTTTTGTATGGAGAATCCATGGGAGGGGCAGTTTCTCTACTGCTTCACAAGAAGGATCCCACATTTTGGAATGGAGCTGTTCTTGTTGCACCCATGTGTAAG ATATCAGAAAAGGTCAAGCCACACCCGCTGGTGATCAATGTATTAACCAGAGTGGAGGAGATTATTCCCAAATGGAAGATAGTACCCACCAAAGACGTCATTGACTCCGCCTTCAAAGACCCTGTAAAACGTGAAGAG ATAAGGAGCAACAAACTGATATATCAAGACAAGCCGAGGCTGAAAACAGCACTGGAAATGCTGAGAACTAGCATGAGCCTTGAAGACACTTTGCATGAG GTGAGACTACCATTCTTTGTGTTGCATGGGGAGGCAGATACTGTTACAGACCCAGAAGTAAGCAGAGCACTGTATGAGAAAGCCAGCAGCACAGACAAGACCATAAAATTGTACCCCGGAATGTGGCATGGTCTAACGTCGGGAGAGCCAGATGGGAACGTTGAAATCGTCTTTGCAGACATCATAACTTGGCTCGAGAAGCACACGAGTGACGACAACTCCGTCGTGGTGCAACCAATCCACACGTTTAGGAATGCCATTCTGAAAATGAACGGCACGGCATCACCACCACCCCCGCCACCAATAAACAAGCAGCGACCGCGGACGCCATCGTATTTTTGCGGGTTGAAGGGGCGCAGATTGCTACATCACTCGGCAATGTAG